Proteins co-encoded in one Montipora capricornis isolate CH-2021 chromosome 12, ASM3666992v2, whole genome shotgun sequence genomic window:
- the LOC138027611 gene encoding uncharacterized protein, with amino-acid sequence MVLLYFFETSLDYHGMTSKELYKLWLRHASAAFKLYDKGLMKYAFKASGERNILGVMSVESPSVLDTCFADLPLHQALGDQMHSRFTPVRQYEGFACDVSERSGNEENFEEQKANLKKGLFYLLTFTVDYDSSMTQLDLLKVWAEEAKAAVEAKKSGTVLDLWKVVAERKVLAVVCVDDPAEVDRLSFDLPIMKKMGDRVRIECRSIRPVEEWVEDLKKLAED; translated from the exons ATGGTTCTCCTTTACTTCTTTGAGACCAGTCTAGATTACCATGGAATGACCTCGAAAGAACTGTACAAGCTGTGGCTAAGACATGCTAGCGCCGCCTTCAAGTTATACGATAAAGGTCTTATGAAATACGCCTTCAAG GCATCTGGAGAAAGAAATATTCTCGGTG TGATGTCAGTGGAATCTCCATCAGTATTGGACACATGCTTCGCCGACCTCCCTCTTCACCAGGCTCTTGGAGATCAGATGCACTCGCGGTTTACACCCGTGAGGCAGTACGAGGGGTTCGCTTGCGATGTCAGTGAGAGGTCTGGCAACGAGGAAAATTTCGAGGAACAGAAAGCAAACCTTAAGAAAGGCTTGTTCTACCTGCTGACTTTCACTGTGGATTACGATTCGA GTATGACACAACTGGACCTACTAAAGGTCTGGGCCGAGGAAGCGAAGGCGGCTGTGGAAGCAAAAAAATCAGGCACCGTACTGGACTTGTGGAAAGTGGTAGCAGAACGGAAG GTTCTGGCAGTTGTGTGCGTAGACGATCCGGCGGAAGTGGACAGGTTGTCATTTGATCTACCAATTATGAAAAAGATGGGAGATCGCGTTCGCATCGAGTGCAGGTCAATAAGACCGGTTGAAGAATGGGTCGAGGATCTTAAAAAGCTCGCTGAAGACTAG
- the LOC138027612 gene encoding histamine H2 receptor-like, with the protein MNDSKNDTEPSSDACLLPQTHIIAMISINLLSIVIGTIGNALVVGAVYTNSSLRIISNYWLASMAMADLMVTALGQPFLVAFLALQMNGECNEPVSETFRVVGNMSCAASVLHLCFLSVDRCLVIVRPLDFKKIRTMVRFKTALFFAWITPIIYCVLRLTINMKATSYFTVIAGALCYVTIIACYTMIIIKVCTRKTENLRSSRGSRAEEAVERRVTVTIAIVVLVFTISWVPMMYLRSAYAGSNVGIAYNWARTVALSNSALNPWIYCFRAVEFRKTYKKLLGCDRNRANSKSRYWLKKLQSSN; encoded by the exons TCAATCTTTTGTCGATCGTCATTGGAACGATTGGAAACGCTCTGGTCGTTGGAGCAGTTTACACAAATTCAAGTCTACGAATCATTTCAAACTACTGGCTCGCGAGCATGGCTATGGCAGATCTCATGGTTACAGCCTTGGGTCAGCCTTTTCTGGTCGCGTTTTTGGCGTTACAAATGAATGGAG aatGCAACGAGCCAGTATCTGAGACATTCCGTGTTGTCGGTAATATGTCGTGCGCGGCATCAGTTCTCCACTTGTGTTTCCTCAGTGTTGATCGCTGTTTGGTCATTGTCAGGCCTCTCGACTTCAAGAAGATCCGAACGATGGTGAGATTCAAGACTGCGCTTTTCTTTGCCTGGATAACACCCATAATTTATTGTGTGTTGCGCTTAACAATCAACATGAAAGCCACATCATATTTTACGGTCATCGCTGGTGCCCTTTGCTACGTGACTATCATTGCCTGTTacacaatgataataataaaagtatGCACCCGGAAGACTGAAAACCTCCGATCTTCAAGAGGAAGTCGCGCTGAAGAAGCCGTCGAACGTCGCGTGACTGTCACAATAGCCATCGTTGTGTTGGTTTTCACAATAAGTTGGGTTCCTATGATGTACCTTCGCTCTGCGTATGCGGGTAGTAACGTTGGTATAGCATATAACTGGGCCAGGACAGTTGCTTTGAGCAATTCGGCCTTAAATCCGTGGATTTATTGTTTCCGCGCGGTCGAATTTCGTAAAACCTACAAGAAGCTGTTGGGATGTGACAGAAACCGTGCGAACTCAAAAAGTCGGTACTGGCTGAAAAAGTTGCAGTCAAGTAACTGA
- the LOC138027610 gene encoding mediator of RNA polymerase II transcription subunit 17-like has product MASRLAVGIAIESLLEHEVEEISRDGQEKYVPQLSMSEMLAKLANKIDFLSDVKGHEDDKNKEDEEKSLVTFQPSLWPWDSVRENLRKSLTEICVLSDVLNVVRDKKYLVLDPVSQSQATAKPTMSLITKKRSLAKAADILLRGGQRMEDAVKERTDHSMGQGSNAKDFHSELRMLRKRWRLKRTGTSIMGDLTYRSVGSQFRNPGLFEVTQATKAEDSTEQSLATANRALEVTVGSDLEGTAEVRVAIVTSGEEIETATLKGSYNNNFLTALPLWQQKLESAQSNLFCKELFVQLSQEAYNMKGNQPHFVMANEIRAEVFPGTDLCITYHSRKNGSDEQPPKANQDAVPSDQSLVCSLHCLLRKRHHQVHALPTPRPVTAYPLQGGAKRLCLAGASALTAAEVASDLQSEGLLEGVLKISRHKVLRKRVEGVVGRLKTQMADPCITCHWSVVGCETTTIATIHITSPEIGHTARSSFQLRLGVRCIHVVNDDGLSLDLSIHVQDLEDFIMSQVCNHRLSAAQSLAQSLGWRVIHCSRHVGTGPKEPKGHVGGLMVKSPNGAKSIAVRTGPFSGVSILVRRPEVPSGVAPELLGDMNWGSLGGDFKEVHYSKMPGRTFVQKLFLLLAVEMY; this is encoded by the exons atggcgtcccgtCTTGCAGTGGGTATCGCCATTGAAAGTCTTTTAGAACACGAAGTCGAAGAGATTTCCAGAGATGGACAGGAGAAATACGTACC GCAGTTGTCCATGTCAGAGATGCTGGCTAAGTTGGCCAACAAGATTGACTTTCTATCAGATGTGAAAGGACATGAAGATGACAAAAACAAGGAGGATGAAGAAAAGTCTCTTGTGACATTTCAACCATCTCTTTGGCCTTGGGATTCAGTTAGAGAAAACCTGAG GAAATCGTTAACAGAAATCTGTGTGTTATCAGATGTACTCAATGTGGTGCGTGATAAGAAATATCTGGTGTTGGATCCAGTTTCCCAAAGCCAAGCCACAGCTAAACCAACCATGTCTCTTATTACCAAAAAGAGG AGTTTGGCAAAGGCTGCAGACATTCTCCTGCGAGGAGGTCAGAGAATGGAAGATGCTGTGAAGGAAAGAACAGATCACAGCATGGGGCAGGGAAGTAATGCAAAGGACTTCCATTCTGAACTTAGGATGCTGCGAAAGAGATGGAGGTTAAAAAGAACAGGAACCTCCATAATGGGCGATTTGACATATCGATCCG TTGGTTCACAGTTTCGAAATCCTGGATTATTTGAAGTCACTCAAGCAACCAAAGCTGAGGACAGTACTGAGCAGTCTCTTGCCACAGCTAACAGAGCACTGGAAGTGACAGTTGGAAGTGACCTTGAAGGAACGGCAGAAGTCAGAGTTGCCATAGTTACATCGGGAGAAGAGATAGAAACTGCCACTCTGAAAG GTAgttacaacaacaattttttaaCAGCGCTTCCATTGTGGCAACAGAAACTGGAGTCTGCACAGTCCAACTTGTTTTGCAAAGAACTTTTTGTTCAG CTCTCACAAGAAGCATATAACATGAAAGGGAACCAACCACATTTTGTGATGGCAAATGAAATCAGAGCTGAG GTTTTTCCAGGTACAGATCTTTGCATAACTTACCATTCCAGGAAAAATGGTTCTGACGAGCAACCCCCAAAG GCTAACCAGGATGCAGTTCCTAGTGACCAGTCTTTAGTGTGTTCTCTTCACTGTCTCCTTCGGAAACGCCACCATCAAGTTCACGCATTGCCTACTCCCCGCCCTGTCACTGCTTACCCTTTGCAAGGGGGTGCCAAGAGGTTATGTCTGGCAGGAGCATCAGCCCTGACTGCAGCTGAGGTAGCTTCTGATTTGCAGAG tgaGGGTCTGTTGGAAGGAGTGCTTAAAATTTCAAGGCACAAGGTTCTTCGGAAAAG GGTTGAAGGAGTGGTTGGTAGGCTTAAGACACAGATGGCTGATCCATGTATCACTTGTCACTGGAGTGTGGTTGGCTGCGAGACAACAACGATAGCGACTATACATATCACTTCTCCAGAGATTGGACACACTGCGAG atCGTCTTTCCAGCTTCGTCTTGGAGTTCGATGCATCCATGTGGTTAATGACGATGGATTGAGTTTAGATTTATCAATACATGTGCAGGATCTGGAAGATTTTATTATGAGCCAG GTGTGTAATCATCGCTTGTCAGCGGCCCAGTCGCTAGCGCAGAGCTTGGGCTGGCGCGTGATTCACTGTAGTCGTCACGTGGGGACGGGACCTAAAGAGCCGAAGGGTCACGTGGGAGGCCTGATGGTCAAATCTCCTAATGGCGCCAA GTCCATTGCAGTACGCACTGGACCGTTCAGCGGTGTGTCAATTCTTGTCAGGCGCCCTGAGGTTCCTAGTGGTGTCGCGCCAGAGTTGCTGGGGGACATGAACTGGGGGAGCTTAGGTGGAGATTTCAAGGAGGTCCATTACTCCAAGATGCCTGGGAGAACCTTTGTacaaaaactttttcttttgctgGCTGTCGAAATGTACTGA